CGCTGCCAGGCGAGGGCGGCCTCCAGCGGGGAGCCGTAGGACGTCTCGGTCCCGGACTCGCCGTGCACGAGGCGGACGGCCTGGCCGTCACGGACGTCGACGGCGGGGAGGAGTTCGAGCTTGGCCATGGTCTACAGGGTTCCGATCCAGTTGGTGAGGAGCTGGGCTCCGGCGTCGCCGGACTTCTCGGGGTGGAACTGGGTGGCCCACAGGGCGCCGTTCTCCACGGCCGCTACGAACGGCTCGCCGTGCGTCGACCAGGTGACCTTGGGGCTCTCGATCAGCGGGTTGTGGGTCTCCAGGGACCAGTCGTGGACCGCGTAGGAATGCACGAAGTAGAAGCGGGCCTCCGGGTCGAGGCCCGCGAACAGCAGGGAGCCGGCCGGGGCCGTCACGGTGTTCCAGCCCATGTGCGGGACGACGTCGGCCTTGAGCGGCGCGACGGTGCCGGGCCACTCGTCCAGGCCCTCGGCCTCGACGCCGTGTTCGATGCCGCGGGCGAACAGGATCTGCATGCCGACGCAGATGCCCATCACCGGGCGGCCGCCGGACAGCCGCCGGTCGACGACCCAGTCGCCGCGGGCGGCGCGCAGCCCCTGCATGCAGGCCGCGAAGGCGCCGACGCCGGGCACCAGCAGGCCGTCGGCGTTCATCGCCCGGTCGAAGTCACGGGTGATCTCCACGTCGGCGCCTACGCGCGCGAGGGCGCGCTCGGCGGACCGGACGTTGCCGAAGCCGTAGTCGAAGACGACCACCTTCTTCGCAGCGCTCAATTCCACACCTCCAGCCGCATGACGCCCGCCACGAGGCACATGGCGGCGCCGATCGAGAGCAGCACGACGAGACTCGTGGGCATCTTCTGCTTGACGAAGGAGATAATGCCGCCGACGAGGAAGAGGCCGACGACGATCAGGAGGGTCGAGAGACCGTTCATGGATTTACAGCGCGCCCTTCGTGGACGGGAGGATGCCGGCCGCGCGCGGGTCGCGCTCGCTGGCGTAGCGGAGCGCCCGGGCGAGCGCCTTGAACTGGCACTCCACGATGTGGTGCGCGTTGCGGCCGTACGGCACGTGGACGTGCAGCGCGACCTGGGCCTGGGCGACGAAGGACTCCAGGATGTGCCGGGTCATGGTGGTGTCGTACTCGCCGATCATCGGCGCCATGTTCTCGGGCTCGGTGTGCACGAGGTAGGGGCGGCCGGACAGGTCGACGGTGACCTGGGCGAGGGACTCGTCCAGCGGGACCGTGCAGTTGCCGAAGCGGTAGATGCCCACCTTGTCGCCGAGCGCCTGCTTGAAGGCGGCGCCGAGCGCGAGGGCGGTGTCCTCGATGGTGTGGTGGGAGTCGATGTGCAGGTCGCCGTCGGTCTTCACGGTCAGGTCGAACAGACCGTGCCGGCCGAGCTGGTCGAGCATGTGGTCGTAGAAGCCGACCCCGGTCTTGATGTCGGTCCGCCCGGTGCCGTCGAGGTCTATCTCGACCAGGACCGAGGTCTCCTTGGTGGTGCGCTCGATTCGTCCGACGCGGACATCGCGAGTCATGCCTCAAGCTCCTTCTTCAAGTCCCGTACCGCGTCGAGGAACGCGTCGTTCTCCGCCGGGGTGCCGGCGGACACCCGCAGCCACCCCGGTACGCCGTTGTCCCGGACCAGGACACCCCGGTCGAGGATCTTCTGCCAGGCCCCGTGCGTGTCGTCGAACCGGCCGAACTGCACGAAGTTGGCGTCGGACTCGACGACGTCGTAGCCGGTCGCGCGCAGCTCGGCGACCAGCCGGTCCCGCTCGGACTTGAGCTGCTCGACGTATCCCAGCAGCGTGTCGGTGTGCTCCAGGGCGGCCAGCGCGGTCGCCTGGGTGATCGCCGACAGGTGGTACGGCAGCCGTACGAGCTGGACGGCGTCCACGACCGCCGGGTCGGCGGCGAGGTAGCCGAGGCGGAGTCCGGCGGCGCCGAACGCCTTCGACATGGTGCGGGAGACGACCAGGTGCGGCCGGCCGGCCAGCAGCGGCAGCAGCGAGTCGCCGTGGCTGAACTCGACGTACGCCTCGTCCACGACCACCATCGACGGCTTGGCCGCCTGGGCCGCCTCGTAGAGCGCGAGGACCGTCTCCGGCGGGACCGCGTTGCCGGTGGGGTTGTTGGGGGTGGTGATGAACACGACGTCGGGGCGGTGCTCGGCGATGGCCCGCTCGGCGGCGGCGAGGTCGATCGTGAAGTCCTCGGCGCGCGGGCCGGAGATCCAGCCGGTGCCGGTGCCGCGCGCGATGAGCGCGTGCATGGAGTACGACGGCTCGAAGCCGATCGCCGTGCGGCCGGGGCCGCCGA
Above is a genomic segment from Streptomyces collinus Tu 365 containing:
- the hisH gene encoding imidazole glycerol phosphate synthase subunit HisH; the protein is MSAAKKVVVFDYGFGNVRSAERALARVGADVEITRDFDRAMNADGLLVPGVGAFAACMQGLRAARGDWVVDRRLSGGRPVMGICVGMQILFARGIEHGVEAEGLDEWPGTVAPLKADVVPHMGWNTVTAPAGSLLFAGLDPEARFYFVHSYAVHDWSLETHNPLIESPKVTWSTHGEPFVAAVENGALWATQFHPEKSGDAGAQLLTNWIGTL
- the hisB gene encoding imidazoleglycerol-phosphate dehydratase HisB, encoding MTRDVRVGRIERTTKETSVLVEIDLDGTGRTDIKTGVGFYDHMLDQLGRHGLFDLTVKTDGDLHIDSHHTIEDTALALGAAFKQALGDKVGIYRFGNCTVPLDESLAQVTVDLSGRPYLVHTEPENMAPMIGEYDTTMTRHILESFVAQAQVALHVHVPYGRNAHHIVECQFKALARALRYASERDPRAAGILPSTKGAL
- a CDS encoding histidinol-phosphate transaminase, with the protein product MTGIDDLPVRDELRGKSPYGAPQLDVPVRLNTNENPYPLPEPLVERITERVREAARDLNRYPDRDAVQLRTELARYLTRTGKHPLGVENVWAANGSNEVIQQLLQTFGGPGRTAIGFEPSYSMHALIARGTGTGWISGPRAEDFTIDLAAAERAIAEHRPDVVFITTPNNPTGNAVPPETVLALYEAAQAAKPSMVVVDEAYVEFSHGDSLLPLLAGRPHLVVSRTMSKAFGAAGLRLGYLAADPAVVDAVQLVRLPYHLSAITQATALAALEHTDTLLGYVEQLKSERDRLVAELRATGYDVVESDANFVQFGRFDDTHGAWQKILDRGVLVRDNGVPGWLRVSAGTPAENDAFLDAVRDLKKELEA